In a genomic window of Candidatus Stygibacter australis:
- a CDS encoding T9SS type A sorting domain-containing protein, whose protein sequence is MLSDAAFSNWVGKDMYATLEVTLTTNVGDIPAGAEITLEATEPDPDGNYPEYSGITDENGECTIIGIWKSNYDLTALYPGFSTLIDNIDILEDVVTYTGMVYEEANPPSGVLAVVNPEDTECDLTWEAPGAYPPYEIIYDDDVAENATAWYDPGNERSVWFTAQGGPCMVTGGSMHIYDGTWPAGNILTPFTACVWAYDDATGLPGELLGSVEVTPTDYYWVPFTFDTPIPVDGTEFFLGYAQGGVYPDCAGIGIDETTPTMGRSYEHYVTGGTAWTISTYQDFMLRAIVQGPSGRELTVSYENPVADFSNITPHKGTIDKYAHNLPVGTQSVGEAKYMPIHNTNPFAVQSGINATRDRELMGYNVFIGEYGDEANWEMWNQVNTAIIPDILYTDVDWVNLIDGIVYTYAVRSVYTNNNMSGPAFSNWVGKNMYATLEVTLTTNIGDIPVGAEVSLEATEPDPDGNYPEYMAVTDENGECVITNIWRGNYNLEAELTNFATLEDNIEIMESVVIYEGMITEMIYPAHDVYVEENPSGNAEITWHSPSGALNTFYDFEADDGEFVGDAGWEWANGSNAGNAWSGDNCWSAWPNTQYPNSANSSLYTPVIGIPSDETQLIFYQWYDIENYWDGGNVKISLDEGAIWTIIEPIGGYPGTAVGLNGEVCYNGTSGGWIMAAFDLSMYDGEDVMFRFHFGSDSSVTYSGWDIDDVYIGEPETRGCSVPLFSAIVENEFSKDSGTLNRLERMEGYSIFRGFADDEANFESWTLIASSLQDTMYEDTSWDQIGVEGDYEYCVRVEYLGDVLSEPAFSNMIYNEGIAILYGDVTADGVVDAYDAANLLQYTVGMDPVGSPLPWTWQMIAGDVSGDQDVDAYDAALVLQYSVGIIDIFPVEAREIHVHPAAELSIVQVDTELIISAQGELYSFLIELNIDLTGREISFNSDQALTCVNGSKMALASALPINGEICRISLDSQNLIGSEISGTINEIDFTVNIEELPEVTTLNAIYPNPFNPVTNIQFSLSQTENVKITVYNLKGQKIAVILNEEMAAGNHSVSWNAQNTPSGIYFLNFNTDTANNTQKVVLLK, encoded by the coding sequence AAGATATGTATGCCACTCTGGAAGTTACGCTGACTACCAATGTTGGTGATATTCCTGCAGGTGCAGAAATAACTCTGGAAGCTACTGAACCTGATCCTGATGGCAATTATCCTGAATACAGCGGAATAACTGATGAAAATGGAGAATGCACAATAATTGGAATCTGGAAAAGCAATTATGATCTGACAGCATTATATCCAGGATTTTCTACTTTAATTGATAATATTGATATTCTGGAAGATGTGGTCACATATACTGGAATGGTCTACGAGGAAGCCAATCCTCCATCTGGAGTGCTGGCAGTTGTAAATCCGGAAGATACTGAATGTGATCTCACCTGGGAAGCTCCGGGAGCCTATCCACCCTATGAAATCATCTATGATGATGATGTAGCTGAAAATGCTACTGCCTGGTATGATCCTGGAAATGAAAGATCAGTCTGGTTCACTGCTCAGGGAGGACCCTGTATGGTAACTGGTGGAAGTATGCATATTTATGATGGAACCTGGCCCGCTGGAAATATTTTGACTCCTTTCACCGCCTGTGTTTGGGCTTATGATGATGCCACAGGACTGCCTGGTGAATTATTAGGCAGCGTGGAAGTTACCCCTACTGATTATTACTGGGTACCATTTACCTTTGATACACCAATTCCTGTTGATGGAACCGAATTCTTCCTGGGTTATGCTCAAGGTGGAGTATATCCTGATTGTGCTGGAATTGGAATTGACGAAACAACTCCTACTATGGGCAGAAGCTATGAACACTACGTTACAGGTGGTACTGCATGGACTATTTCAACTTATCAGGATTTCATGCTGAGAGCAATTGTGCAAGGTCCTTCTGGACGTGAGTTAACTGTAAGCTATGAAAATCCAGTAGCAGATTTCAGTAATATCACACCGCATAAAGGAACTATAGACAAATATGCTCATAATTTACCTGTTGGAACACAGTCAGTGGGTGAAGCTAAATACATGCCAATTCATAATACAAATCCATTCGCTGTTCAAAGTGGAATTAATGCCACTCGTGATCGTGAACTAATGGGATATAATGTATTCATTGGTGAATATGGTGATGAAGCGAACTGGGAGATGTGGAATCAGGTTAATACCGCCATAATTCCCGACATCCTCTATACTGATGTTGATTGGGTTAACCTGATAGATGGTATAGTATATACCTATGCTGTTCGCTCTGTTTATACCAATAACAACATGTCTGGTCCAGCCTTCAGTAATTGGGTTGGCAAAAATATGTATGCCACTCTGGAAGTAACACTCACGACCAATATTGGTGATATACCGGTAGGTGCAGAAGTTTCTCTGGAAGCTACAGAGCCTGATCCAGATGGAAATTATCCGGAATATATGGCTGTCACTGATGAAAACGGTGAATGTGTGATCACTAACATCTGGAGAGGTAATTATAATCTGGAAGCAGAGCTTACGAATTTTGCCACTCTGGAAGATAATATTGAAATTATGGAAAGTGTGGTCATCTACGAAGGTATGATCACAGAAATGATATATCCTGCCCATGATGTTTATGTTGAAGAAAACCCATCTGGAAATGCCGAAATCACCTGGCATTCACCCTCAGGAGCTTTGAATACTTTCTATGATTTTGAAGCTGATGATGGTGAATTTGTCGGTGATGCTGGCTGGGAATGGGCAAACGGCAGTAATGCCGGTAATGCCTGGAGTGGAGATAATTGCTGGAGTGCATGGCCTAATACTCAATACCCCAACAGTGCTAACTCTTCACTTTATACTCCAGTGATCGGTATTCCTTCTGATGAAACGCAACTGATCTTCTATCAGTGGTATGACATTGAAAACTACTGGGACGGTGGTAATGTGAAGATTTCGCTGGATGAAGGCGCAATCTGGACAATCATCGAACCTATTGGTGGCTATCCAGGAACTGCTGTAGGTTTAAATGGAGAAGTCTGCTATAATGGTACTTCAGGCGGTTGGATAATGGCAGCCTTTGATCTATCTATGTATGATGGCGAAGACGTAATGTTCCGTTTCCACTTTGGTTCTGATAGTTCTGTAACTTATTCCGGCTGGGATATCGATGATGTTTATATTGGAGAACCAGAGACACGTGGATGTTCAGTACCACTTTTCTCAGCAATAGTTGAAAATGAATTCAGCAAAGACTCTGGAACCTTAAATCGTCTGGAACGCATGGAGGGTTACAGCATATTTAGAGGTTTTGCAGATGATGAAGCTAATTTTGAGAGCTGGACATTAATCGCTTCATCCCTACAAGACACTATGTATGAAGATACGAGCTGGGATCAGATAGGCGTAGAAGGGGATTATGAATATTGTGTACGCGTAGAATATCTTGGTGATGTATTATCAGAACCAGCATTCTCAAACATGATATATAATGAAGGAATTGCCATACTCTATGGTGATGTTACTGCTGATGGAGTAGTAGATGCCTATGATGCTGCTAATCTACTGCAATACACTGTGGGAATGGATCCTGTAGGTTCTCCACTTCCCTGGACATGGCAGATGATTGCCGGAGACGTTTCCGGAGATCAGGATGTGGATGCTTATGATGCTGCTCTTGTACTGCAGTATAGCGTTGGTATAATCGATATCTTCCCGGTTGAAGCAAGAGAAATTCATGTTCATCCTGCAGCAGAACTCTCAATTGTTCAGGTTGATACTGAATTGATCATCAGTGCTCAGGGAGAATTATATTCATTCCTGATCGAACTTAATATAGATCTCACAGGCAGAGAAATCAGCTTCAATAGTGATCAAGCTCTCACCTGCGTAAATGGCAGCAAGATGGCTCTGGCTTCTGCTCTACCTATAAATGGTGAGATTTGCCGGATTAGTCTTGATTCTCAAAACCTGATCGGCAGTGAGATCAGTGGAACTATTAATGAAATAGATTTCACAGTTAATATCGAGGAATTACCGGAAGTAACTACGCTGAATGCGATTTATCCTAATCCTTTCAATCCGGTAACAAATATTCAGTTCAGTCTCTCCCAGACAGAGAACGTGAAGATAACAGTTTATAATCTCAAAGGACAAAAGATAGCCGTTATTCTTAATGAAGAGATGGCTGCCGGAAATCACAGTGTCAGCTGGAATGCTCAGAATACACCATCAGGAATTTACTTCCTGAACTTCAATACTGATACTGCTAACAACACTCAAAAGGTAGTCCTTTTGAAATAA
- a CDS encoding pyridoxal phosphate-dependent aminotransferase: MLLKQAERMNSVQKSIIRQIFEAAQGKAINLGLGEIQFETPELLRKRASEVALNENCRYTENAGMKEFREQVADYYNNEIEIDGVCITCGAAEAIHSCFTAFVNPGDEVMLADPTFLAYEASIKLNKGIPVYYRLEPAKGFCLDRKDFAAQINSKTKIVVICNPSNPLSKCFTLEELQYMVDVCSEKNIMIMSDEIYRELTFIPRQPSILELYDNSIVISGLSKAYCMTGWRIGWAASKISEYIKPIVVAHQYQSTCAPYISQKVGITALSKAGMATIDEIKAQLQKNYDFIVKYFAARMPHIEYLTPDAAPYLFIKIDGDDTKLAAELSQNGVIVIPGSAFGQNGKNWIRISYALDIAKLEKGLDILAKSL; the protein is encoded by the coding sequence ATGCTTTTAAAGCAAGCTGAGCGGATGAATTCTGTCCAGAAATCGATAATACGACAGATATTTGAAGCAGCACAGGGAAAGGCAATAAACCTGGGATTGGGAGAGATTCAGTTTGAAACTCCTGAATTATTGAGAAAAAGGGCATCTGAAGTGGCATTAAATGAAAACTGCCGATATACGGAAAATGCTGGTATGAAAGAATTTCGCGAGCAAGTGGCTGATTATTATAACAATGAGATTGAAATCGATGGAGTGTGCATAACCTGCGGCGCTGCTGAGGCAATCCATTCATGTTTTACAGCTTTTGTGAATCCTGGAGATGAAGTGATGCTGGCTGATCCTACGTTTTTGGCATACGAGGCATCTATTAAGCTGAATAAGGGTATTCCAGTATATTACCGGCTTGAGCCTGCTAAGGGATTCTGTCTTGACCGAAAAGACTTTGCTGCCCAGATAAACAGCAAAACAAAAATTGTGGTGATCTGCAATCCATCTAATCCTTTAAGTAAATGCTTTACGCTTGAAGAACTGCAATATATGGTAGATGTTTGCTCAGAAAAGAATATCATGATCATGTCAGACGAGATATACCGGGAATTGACCTTTATCCCGCGTCAGCCCAGTATTTTGGAATTATATGATAATTCCATAGTGATCTCAGGATTAAGCAAGGCATATTGTATGACGGGTTGGCGGATTGGCTGGGCTGCAAGCAAGATTTCTGAATATATTAAACCGATAGTTGTAGCTCATCAATATCAGAGCACCTGTGCTCCTTATATCTCTCAGAAAGTTGGAATTACAGCTTTAAGCAAAGCAGGGATGGCAACGATTGATGAGATCAAAGCCCAATTGCAAAAGAACTATGATTTTATAGTGAAATATTTTGCTGCCAGAATGCCACATATAGAATATCTCACACCTGATGCTGCACCATATCTTTTTATCAAGATTGATGGTGATGATACCAAACTGGCAGCAGAGCTTTCCCAAAATGGCGTAATTGTGATCCCAGGGAGCGCTTTTGGACAAAATGGCAAAAACTGGATAAGGATCAGTTATGCTTTAGATATTGCTAAATTAGAGAAAGGACTTGATATTCTGGCAAAGAGCCTGTAA
- a CDS encoding zinc-dependent alcohol dehydrogenase family protein translates to MKAMILDAIYDLKEETSPLQLVDIAVPEIKKNEILIQVQACGICHTELDEIEGRTPPPQYPVIPGHQVVGEVIETGADVDNFLPGDIVGVAWIFSACGKCEWCQNGLENLCSEFMATGRDVNGGYAEYMAAKAAFTVKIPDFYSAIQAAPLLCAGAVGYRSLKLANISDGDYLGFTGFGASAHLVLKTAQYLYPKSHFQVFARNPAEREFALSLGAEWAGDTSEKSPLQCHAIIDTTPVWKPVVEALSNLKSGGRLVINAIRKEDHDQDQLLRIRYEEHLWQEKEIKSVANVTISDVQKFLDIAAAMKLIPAVTEYPLRKANEALLELKAGNNIGAKVITFL, encoded by the coding sequence ATGAAAGCAATGATACTTGATGCTATATATGATCTGAAAGAAGAGACCTCACCTCTGCAGCTTGTAGATATTGCAGTGCCTGAGATCAAGAAGAATGAGATATTGATCCAGGTGCAGGCATGCGGGATCTGTCACACAGAGCTTGATGAAATAGAAGGTCGCACTCCCCCACCTCAATATCCGGTAATTCCTGGTCATCAGGTGGTGGGAGAAGTGATAGAAACCGGTGCTGATGTAGATAACTTTCTGCCTGGAGATATAGTGGGAGTAGCGTGGATATTTTCTGCCTGTGGAAAGTGTGAATGGTGCCAGAATGGGTTGGAGAATCTTTGCTCAGAATTTATGGCAACCGGTAGAGATGTAAATGGTGGATATGCTGAATATATGGCAGCAAAAGCAGCTTTTACGGTAAAAATCCCTGACTTCTATTCTGCAATACAAGCAGCTCCATTGCTATGCGCTGGAGCAGTGGGTTACCGGTCATTGAAGCTTGCCAATATTTCAGATGGTGATTATCTGGGATTTACCGGATTTGGGGCATCAGCACATTTAGTACTTAAAACGGCACAATATCTATATCCGAAAAGCCATTTTCAAGTATTTGCCCGAAATCCAGCTGAGCGTGAGTTTGCTCTTTCATTAGGTGCTGAATGGGCAGGCGATACTTCGGAAAAATCACCCTTACAGTGTCATGCTATTATAGATACTACCCCCGTGTGGAAACCAGTGGTGGAAGCTCTCTCTAATCTGAAATCTGGTGGAAGACTTGTGATCAATGCTATCCGCAAGGAAGATCATGACCAGGATCAGCTTTTACGGATCAGATATGAAGAGCATCTCTGGCAGGAGAAAGAGATCAAGTCAGTTGCGAATGTGACAATATCAGATGTACAGAAATTTTTGGATATTGCAGCCGCGATGAAACTAATACCAGCAGTTACGGAATATCCACTGAGAAAGGCAAATGAGGCTTTACTGGAGCTGAAAGCTGGTAATAATATAGGAGCAAAGGTTATTACATTTTTATAA